The sequence AGAGGCTATGGGCTTCACCGCGTAGGGGTTAGACTCTGAGCCCACGTACACCTTCTTAATCATCTCTGGGCTAATGCCTGCGTGTATGATTGCCTGCCTCCCCGCCTCGATCGCGGCTGTTATAGAGTCCTCGTCTATGAAGGGCACGGCCCTCTCCATGCTCCCCTCCCTTATTCTAAACACGGGAGTGTATACACCGTACCCGACTATGCCTGGCTTCTCCGCCCTCTCCTTGACGCCCTCTACTTCAAGCGGCTGGTGCGGGTAGTACTCGTCGGCGAAGGTTACGGCGAGCGAGATCGTCGGCACGACTTCGCTCGGGTCCACGGCATACCTGCGCCTAATTCTAGGCACGACCTCGCGCCCCTCGAACTGCGAGGGCTCTACGCCCCTGTCCACTATTAGGTCGGTGACTCTGACGGGGACCCTGATGGCCCCGTCGTGGAAAGACGCTATGCTATATACGTAGCTCTCAAGCCCCCTAAACCTATTCGTCGGCTCTCTAATTACCGTGCACGCTTCAAGCACACCCTTCTCGTAGAACAGGTCCATGCGCTCCATTCTCCCTACAGTAGCCCTGCCGCAGCTGCCGCAGTAGAGCCTAGGCTTAAAGTACTCACGGTTACAAATCGGGCAGCGGGAGCCTCTAAGCCTGTCTCCGATGTAGGAGACTCTGCGCTCTATTGGTTCACTGCTCATTTTACCCTCTCCTAACTACTGTGCCTTGGCTTAAAACAGTTAAGGGCTCCCCCTAAGCTACCTACTAGTGTGGCTCCTTAGATAGGACGTGGGCGTATACCTTCGTCCCGAACCCCTCCATCTCCATCATTAGGGCCGCGGTAGCACGCCCGCTGAGGGGGACTTGCCTAGGCCCAGCCTCCCCTCTTAGCTGTCTAGCTAGCTCTATTATCATGGCCCCTCCGCTAGCCCCGAGGGGGTTTCCGTCAGCCTTCCTCCCCCCGCTGGTGTTTACGAAGAGCTCTCTTCCGCGTACGCTATACACCATGCCTCCCTTGCCCAAGCTCTCAAGCACCCCTCTCCAAGCTCTTCCTCGCGGATAGAGGCCTACGTCCTCGAGGGCTATGAGCTCCATGAGCGTCGACTGGTCGTAGAGCTCAGCCACAGCTACGTCGCTGACGTCTAACTTAGCCATGCTAAGGGCCCTCTGGACAGCTATCTTGGCGGCTAGGAAGCCCGTCTTCTCCTTCCTACACGAGTAGGAGATGAAGTCTGTCGCTGAGTAGAAGCCTCTTACGTAGACAGGGCTGTCGCATAGCTTACGGGCCTTATCTGGGCTAGCGAGTATGATGGCCGAGGCGCCGTCAGAGATAGGGGCGAAGTCGTAGAGACCTAGCATCCTAGCTTCCCTCTGCCTAGCTTCAAGAACTTCCTTTAGCGAGACGGTCTTCCCGTAGAAGTGGGCGTCCTTGTTTAGGGAGGCCCAGGAGTGGTTCTTTACGGCTATTAGGGCCAGGGCCTCGAGGAGCTTGTCCTCCTCAACCTTGCTTAGGCCGTGCTCTCTTACGTAGAACCTTAGCATCAGCTCGTGGTTAGCCTCCGGGCATCCACCTGCGTAGTAGCTCCAGGGGTCCTCTAGCATCATTAAGTCGTCTCTGATCTTCTCCAATCGATCAGTCAGCTTCTCCACCCCTCCCACCAAGGCGACTTCACACCTCCCAGCCATTATAGAGTAGTAGGCGTTGAAGAGGGCTGAGCTGAAGGACCTACACCTCTCCATTGGCACGTGTAGCTCTAGTAGCTCCGACATGAAGCCCTCCTCTATGCCAATCTTATTAGTAAGCTGGAGGAAGTAGTCTGAGAGGAAGCAGTACTCTATGTCGCGCCTCTCAAGGCCGGCTGAGTCTAGCGCCTTGAGGCCAGCCTCCCCTATAAGGTCCTCAGGCCCTCCTTCATAGTGCTCCCCGAACTTAGTCCTCCCATAGCCTATGATGGCCGGCCTCACGCAGAGCTCCTCCTAAGGCTTATAGTCAAGCTAGCCCTTTACTTTAAGCGTTGCGCGCAGTCCGCGGGCTTATCGTGCGCGAGGAGGACCTTAAGAAGCTAGCGGAGGCTGCCCTTAAGAGCAAGGCTGAGCTCTGCGGCTTCCTAATAGGCTTAGTTAACGGTGGCGAGGCGGTCGTGGAGCTTCTTGAGCCCCTCGAGAACGTGTCCCCTTCACCTCTCCGATTCGAGGCTAAGCCTGAGGACGTCTACAGGGCGTACTTTAAGGCGGAGGAGCTAGGCCTAGAGGTAGTTGGTATCTACCACTCCCACCCAGCTCCGCCTAGACCATCGCTATTGGACGTCGAGGGGATGAGGCGCTGGCCCTTAGTGTGGCTCATAGTAAGCTCCCTCGACGGCTCTGCTGCGGCGTTCCAACTTGTCGAAGGCGAGGTGAGGGAGGTTAGCTTAGCGACTTCGCGTAGGGCATCTTAGGCTTAAAGCTATAAGCCAGGCCTCCTTAGTTCAGCTGGGAGGGGGCTAAGTCGTCCCACGAGCATAAGCACTGCGTAGTCTGCGGCTCTGCTATCTATCCTCCGTACCCTGAGGGGTCCGGACCTCCGCTATGTAGTGAGAAGTGCCGAGAGGTTTGGCTAAAGACGAGCGCTCAAGCCCCCCTGCTCCACAAGCACTGCGTAATTTGCGGGAAGCCGGTCCCCTTCATATACACGGCTCCGGGCGAACCTCCGCTGTGTAGTACTGATTGCCGAGTGAAGTACGAGGCGCAGAGGGATAAGATGGCTAGATGGCAGTGGTTCTCTACCTTGCTACTGCTGACAATCCTATTCTGGTTCCTAGCGATCTTCATATTCTCTACGCTCCGTCCGTGAGCCCTATGCTAGCCCTGTTCGTCACAGGCCCTCCAGGCTCTGGGAAGACGACGCTGGTGATGAAGGCGGCTGAGGAGCTTAGGCGAAGGGGCCTGAGGGTAGGGGGGATGGTGTCGAGGGAAATTAGGCGTGGAGGGGTTAGGTGGGGCTTCGAGATCGTCGACCTAGGGACCGGGAGGACGGGTATTCTAGCCAGTGTTGACCAGCCCAGCGGCCCTAGCGTAGGCAAGTATAGAGTAAACCTAAGCGACTTAGAGAGCGTGGGCGTCGAGTCCATCTGCAGGGCCATCGAAGCCTGCGACGTGGTGGTAATTGACGAGGTGGGCCCCATGGAGCTCTTCAGCGAACGCTTTAAGCAAGCAGTCAGGGAGGCCTTGAGGAGCCGCAAGCTAGTGCTCGGCACTATCCACTTTAAGGCAAGAGGGGGGCTCATCGACGAGATTAAGCGAAGTAGGAGCGTCGTCCTAGTAACGGTAACTAGTAGCAATAGGGAGGAGGCCTCTAGGAGGCTCGTTGAGGAGGCTTTAAGGCTAGCTGGCCAGCGCTAGCCATTGCCCCGCGGGCACGGCGCTATGCTTAAAAAGCCTATCGAAGCCCAGTGAGCCCATGGCTCACGAGGCCCGCTCAGCCTGGGTCCACGTATCGCTAGTCCAAGCCTGCTCCTATGGATGGTGGAGAACCCTTTCAATGATTATTAGGACTCATGGCCCGAAGGCCTTCGAGACCCAGGAGTGGCTCGAGGTCGGCCGAGGGGTCGGGTTGAGGGAGGGCAGTGGCCTTAAACAAAGCCTCCCGCTAGAGCTTAGCGGCACCAGCCTGCTCGCTGAGGCCTTGAAGAATTCCCACTGGGCCATCTTAGAGGACGTGGAGGTCGCGGCCAGCGATGAGGAGATTGAGCTTAAAATATACGGATGCACCGCTCGCCAAGCACTAGCTAAGTGGGGGACCGAGGGCTACGACTGCTCAGGTTTCACACAGGCTGTCCTAGAGGGCTTCACTGAGGGGCTAGGGGTTAAGGCGGAGGTGAAGCTGCTAGAGGGGCCTAGGCTAGCTGGGCGAAAAGAAGTGTCGTGTAGGTGGAAGGTGAAGATCCTAACCGCGAGCCCAGGGCTCTTCAACGGGCATGGGCCCGGATCGCGCTGAGTAATAGAGGCCGAGGAGGCTGCTAACCAGGCTCTGCTACTGAGACGCCGGGGGGCACAGTACGTTGTACTACGCTACTGGCTTCTGAGGCGTGCTTTACGCCTCGGCCTACTTAAAGCCAGCGTGCCGAGCTGAGAGCCTAAATATGGGCTTAGAGTCTAGGAACTGGCTGTCTCGAATGGCTCAGTACAAGGTGGCTGTTATCCCGGGGGACGGGGTGGGGCCTGAGGTAGTGGAGGCTGCGCTAAGGGTTCTTAGGAAGCTTGAGGAGGCCTATGGGAGGGTGGGCTTCGGCTTCACCTTCATAGAGGCTGGGATGGCTAGGTACGAGAAGTCTGGGATCCAGATAAGTGATGAGGACGTGGAGCTCATTAAGTCCTGCCACGCCCTGCTTAAGGGCCCGACAGCCACCCCCCTAGGGCCAGGTAGCTATAGAAGCGTAGCAGTAACCCTGCGGCAAGCCCTAGACCTGTACGCTAACGTACGCCCCTTTAAGAGCATGGCGGGGGCTCTTCACCAAGGCGTAGACCTCGTCATCGTCCGCGAGAACACTGAGGACCTCTACGTAGGCATTGAGTACAGGGTTGGCGGAGGGGCTATAGGCCTACGCCTAATAACAGAGGGACGCTCTAAGCGAATAGCCCACTTCGCGTTCCAGCTAGCGAGGAGGCTTAAGAGGCGCAAGGTGACCGTGGTCCACAAGGCTAACATCTTAAAGGAGACGTGCGGCCTCTTTAGGCAAGCCTGCTTTGAGGTGGCTAAAGAGTACCCTGATATTGAGTGCGACGAGCTATTAGTAGACGCGGCCGCCTACACTATCGCTAGGAGGCCTCAGAGCCTAGACGTAATAGTGACCACTAACCTCTTCGGGGACATCTTAAGCGACGCGGCCGCTGGAGTAACCGGTGGCCTAGGGGTAGCGGCGTCGGCTAACATTGGGGACCGCTACGCCATGTTCGAGCCGGTTCACGGCACCGCCTCTAAGTACGCGGGCACGGGGGTCGCGAACCCCTGCGGGATGATACTAGCCTCTAAGATGATGCTGGACTGGCTGGGTGAAGGAGAGGCTGCCAGCGTGCTCGAAGAGGCTGTCGAGCGCGTACTTAAGAATAGCCTCCGAGTAACCCCCGACCTAGGGGGGTCGTCTAGCACCATGGACATGGCTGAGGCTGTGGCGGAGGAGCTAGGGGAAGTCCTAAAGAGGAGGGGGTTACCGCGCCACTAACTGCGCAGAATGGCGATGCGGGGGGCGCGCCCTTGAAGATCGATGTAGTAGTGACTAGCCTCTCCGGGGAGAGACTCTGGGACTACGATAAACCCCTCCCAGCTAAGGCAAACATCTCCATAAACATCAACATAATGGAGCTAAACCGCACTCGCGGAGGGCTAGAGACCTCGTTCGTATTCACCATTAACTACTCGCCCCCGATAGCTCACATAAGCGTGAAGGGCAGGGCCCTAATTACCGGCGGGCCTGAGGAAGTAGAGACCGTGGTGAAGGAGCAAGAGCGCACCCACCAGCCACCCACCATACTACTACAGGCTGTCTCACTGACCTGCCTCGCCGAGGCCGTCGTGCTCTCCAAGAGCCTACACATACCTCCACCAATACCACCGCTAGCACCAGCCCCAGAGCCTGTCCATAGGGAGGCCGGCGCTACTTCAAGCTACACTAGGTAACGGTCGTAGCTCTCGATGGCGGACACCTGAATCGCTGGGCTTACTGCAGAGCTGCGTTAGCTAAACAGCTTCGTTAAGCCACGCTTCAGCCTGAAGCACCTGGGCTCTCCCTAAGAGGCTTAAGAGTGGGAGGGCTTAAAGCTACGACTGCACTAAGACCAGCCGTGCTAGCTAACAGGACGGTTGAGGTGTCAGGCCTCCGTCTAACCTATCGCGAGGCGGGCGTGGGGCCTTGCAGCGTCTTAGTTCACGGCGCCCTCGGCTCGAGCTTCTCATGGATCTATCAGCTAAGGGAGGCTGGGCGCCTAGGGGTTAGGGCAGTGGCCCTAGACCTCCCCGGCCATGGGGGGAGCCAAGACCTCCATGGGCAGGCCTGTATTGAAGACTACGCCGCGGTCGTTAAGGGCTTCATCCGCGCCTTGGGGCTCGAGAGGCCCTTAGTAATAGGGCACTCTATGGGAGGAGCGGTGGCGCTATCGTTAGCTATTAGCGACCCAGACCTCGTGGGCGGCTTAGTCCTCGTTAATACCGGGGCTAGGCTCAGGGTCATGAGGGAGATCCTCGAGGGGCTCGAGAGGAGCTACGAGGAGACAGTGGTTAAGTTGATAGCCCCGCTAGCCTTCGCCCCCAGCGCCCCTAAGTGGCTGGTTGAAGCCTCCATTAAGGAGATGTTGAAGGTCCCTCAGCGAGTAGCTATACGTAACTTTAAGGCCTGCTCCCTCTTCGACATGCGCAGTAGGCTTAGCGAAGTAAACGCCCCGACGCTAATAGTGGCCGGGAGCGAAGATAGGCTCACGCCTATTAAGTGGGCGGCTTACTTACATGAGGGCATTAAGGGCTCTGAGCTACGCGTCGTGGAGGGCGCGGGGCACGTAACTATGCTCGAGAAGCACGAAGTGTTTAATCAAATATTGCTCAGCTTCACCAGTAGGCTTAGAGACTTGCTCGCCCGCTAGAGTCTCCCGTAGCCAGCTTGCTCCTAGGCCCCTCCTCTATCTTAAGGCCCTCTGCCTCCAACTGCCTTAGCACGTCTAGTAGCAGTCGTCTTTGCCAGCTCAGCAACTCAGGCGGTAGTACGCCGGTCTTCTCAACGCGCCCCTCAACGACCGCTAGCGCTATGTATGAGCAGACTAGGGCCGTTGCCTTAAGTAGTGGGGGCTCGCGTGGGTCGAAGAGGACTAGTGAGTAACTTCTCCTCCCCTCAGCCCCTGAGGCGTCCACTCTAAGCACTAGCAAGTCGTCTATGGACCCTTTCCACGCCTCTCTTAGTAGGCTGGAGAGGAGCTTCTTTAGCTCTGGCCGTTTTTGAGAAAGCAGCCCTACTTGGGCCAGGGCCCTCATCGAGGCTAAGTGCCCCCTGTGCCTAAGAGTAGCTTCATCCATCTCCCTGGCCTTAATGGTGTTCAGCATAGTCCTAAGGCCGTCTGTATAGAATGCTTCGAAGAGCCCCAGCCCCTCTATCCATACGACGTGGATTGTTGATAGTGGATCTACCTTAACCACCTTGCCCCCCCTCACTATCCTAGCCGGCCTAAGGTACTCGTCTAGCAGGTCGTCTATGTTCCACGTGGAGGCGTGGCTTAGCGGCGGGCTTGGGGATGAAGGGATGGACCCGACCTTTACATGGAGCTCTGTTAAAGCGTTGAGCTCAGCGTACGCCCTCCCAGCTAAAATATTTGAGAGACCTGGGGCTAGGCCGCAGTCCGGTATGATTAGGGCCCCGTTTTGCTGAGCAGCTTTGCCTAAAGAAAGGGGGTCTTCAGGCGTGTAGGAGGCTGATACTAGCTTAGCTCCGACTTTAGCCGCCGCCTCCATCGACCTGAAGCCTAGGCTGCCTGGAAGGCAGTCGCACGCCACATCAACCTTCTTAAGTAGGCCCGCCAGCTCCTCTTGCCTAGAGGCATCTAGCCTCAGCTTCTCGACCCCCTCTAAGCTGCTAAGGGCTTGCTCACTTACGTCAACCGCTACGACCTCGAGCCCTAAGCTAGCTAGCTTCCTAGCCACCCTCGAGCCGACTGCTCCGCAGCCCAGTACAGCGGCCCTCAATGAAACCAGCTAACCCTCCCCTGGGCCCTAATAATTCTTTGCGAGCACAGCTCCCTAGGGCTGGCCAGCTTAGAAAAGCGCCCCTATGCGCTACGTAGCTACGGCTAATGCCTAAACGCTAGCGTTAACACACTGTCAAGTAGAGCGTCGAACGGCTTAGCGCAGTAGCTCAGACTTAGGTTGGCCAGGGTATTAACTACCCTCCGCCCTCGACATAGGCGGTTGCCCGTCGAGGGCGGAGGTAACTAATCTACGGCATAGGCGAACGCAGCGCTCGACAAGTAGAATTTAAGGATGGGAGTTGAAGAGCCGTCTTAGCGAGGTATGCCGCGTCCGAAGGCTGAAGGCACTCTTCGAGGTCAGCGAGTACTGGCGAAGCTTAAACATAGCCCCCGAGGCCACGTCGTTAAGGACGCGGAAGCGGCTTAAATTGCTTAATCTGTCGAGGTGTCTGAGAGAAAGGGCGAGTGTGCGAGATGTAGTAAGCGGCTAAGGGCTTCCTATAGCCTACACGGCGCCCACGGCTTAGCCGCTTAATCCGCGCGCCAGGGCTTGAGGCCTAGCTATCTTGTAAATGCTTTATATGCCTGGCCTAAGCTGGGTGGCTAGGCCTCTGTGGGGGAGTTGCTTGCCTTGTCCTATCTCCCATGGAGGAAGGCTGGCTCCTGGGCTTGCCTAGCTTGCGGTGAGTGCTGTCGTAAATTCGTGGTCGTGCTTACTCCGTACGAATACGCACGCTTAACAAACTTCTTTGGGCTAGGGGTCGTTGACATAGATAAGCACGGCGACCCTTGCCTAAGGCAGGTAAGCGACACGTGCCTCTTTCAAAGCGAGGAGGGCTTATGTAAGCTACAGCCCCTAGGTCTAAAGCCCTTAGCTTGCAAGGTGTGGCCGTTCAAGGTGAAGAAGGTGAGCGAGGGGAGGGGGGTAAGCTACGAGGAGCTCTTCACCTACCGAGGAGAGGCCTACAGGGTGCTTATCCACTCGGGGTGCTCAGGAGTAGGTAAGGGTACTTGGGAGGGTATGGTTGAGGCCATTAAGGAGGTAATAGAGATCAAGAGGAACCCTGAGACTCCTCAACGCTTCACGACAGCTAACCTAGAGGCTCAGCTTAAGCAGCGACAGTACTTACAGCGAATCGCTAACTTACTGAGCCTAAGGGGTTGCCTACTTAACTTTCCGGGCACGACGTGCTAGCCTAGGGCAAGCGTCAGCTGCTTAGCGGCTCAGCGGCCTTCATCGGCTTGTCGGTGCATGTACAGACGCCCTCAGGCTTCTGGGCGCAAGTGCAAGGCCCCGATTATCGAGAGGCAGGCTATCATCGACCTAAGCGTACTCGCTAGTTTTACGCCATATAATCCTCCTGGCTCACAGCTTCCACAGCTTGCCGCCTACCTATGTCTCGACGCGTTCATGGCGTTTAGCCTACCCCATCGCCGCCGAGGTGTTAGTAAGCTGCTCTAGCCATGGTTGCTTAACGGCGCGCCCAGCAGCGATAACCCTGCCGTGATTAAGACGCATACGCGCTCCTTGCGC comes from Candidatus Nezhaarchaeota archaeon and encodes:
- a CDS encoding thiolase family protein, producing the protein MRPAIIGYGRTKFGEHYEGGPEDLIGEAGLKALDSAGLERRDIEYCFLSDYFLQLTNKIGIEEGFMSELLELHVPMERCRSFSSALFNAYYSIMAGRCEVALVGGVEKLTDRLEKIRDDLMMLEDPWSYYAGGCPEANHELMLRFYVREHGLSKVEEDKLLEALALIAVKNHSWASLNKDAHFYGKTVSLKEVLEARQREARMLGLYDFAPISDGASAIILASPDKARKLCDSPVYVRGFYSATDFISYSCRKEKTGFLAAKIAVQRALSMAKLDVSDVAVAELYDQSTLMELIALEDVGLYPRGRAWRGVLESLGKGGMVYSVRGRELFVNTSGGRKADGNPLGASGGAMIIELARQLRGEAGPRQVPLSGRATAALMMEMEGFGTKVYAHVLSKEPH
- a CDS encoding M67 family metallopeptidase, which produces MRAVRGLIVREEDLKKLAEAALKSKAELCGFLIGLVNGGEAVVELLEPLENVSPSPLRFEAKPEDVYRAYFKAEELGLEVVGIYHSHPAPPRPSLLDVEGMRRWPLVWLIVSSLDGSAAAFQLVEGEVREVSLATSRRAS
- a CDS encoding NTPase; protein product: MAVVLYLATADNPILVPSDLHILYAPSVSPMLALFVTGPPGSGKTTLVMKAAEELRRRGLRVGGMVSREIRRGGVRWGFEIVDLGTGRTGILASVDQPSGPSVGKYRVNLSDLESVGVESICRAIEACDVVVIDEVGPMELFSERFKQAVREALRSRKLVLGTIHFKARGGLIDEIKRSRSVVLVTVTSSNREEASRRLVEEALRLAGQR
- a CDS encoding isocitrate/isopropylmalate dehydrogenase family protein gives rise to the protein MAQYKVAVIPGDGVGPEVVEAALRVLRKLEEAYGRVGFGFTFIEAGMARYEKSGIQISDEDVELIKSCHALLKGPTATPLGPGSYRSVAVTLRQALDLYANVRPFKSMAGALHQGVDLVIVRENTEDLYVGIEYRVGGGAIGLRLITEGRSKRIAHFAFQLARRLKRRKVTVVHKANILKETCGLFRQACFEVAKEYPDIECDELLVDAAAYTIARRPQSLDVIVTTNLFGDILSDAAAGVTGGLGVAASANIGDRYAMFEPVHGTASKYAGTGVANPCGMILASKMMLDWLGEGEAASVLEEAVERVLKNSLRVTPDLGGSSSTMDMAEAVAEELGEVLKRRGLPRH
- a CDS encoding alpha/beta hydrolase, with the translated sequence MLANRTVEVSGLRLTYREAGVGPCSVLVHGALGSSFSWIYQLREAGRLGVRAVALDLPGHGGSQDLHGQACIEDYAAVVKGFIRALGLERPLVIGHSMGGAVALSLAISDPDLVGGLVLVNTGARLRVMREILEGLERSYEETVVKLIAPLAFAPSAPKWLVEASIKEMLKVPQRVAIRNFKACSLFDMRSRLSEVNAPTLIVAGSEDRLTPIKWAAYLHEGIKGSELRVVEGAGHVTMLEKHEVFNQILLSFTSRLRDLLAR
- a CDS encoding saccharopine dehydrogenase NADP-binding domain-containing protein produces the protein MRAAVLGCGAVGSRVARKLASLGLEVVAVDVSEQALSSLEGVEKLRLDASRQEELAGLLKKVDVACDCLPGSLGFRSMEAAAKVGAKLVSASYTPEDPLSLGKAAQQNGALIIPDCGLAPGLSNILAGRAYAELNALTELHVKVGSIPSSPSPPLSHASTWNIDDLLDEYLRPARIVRGGKVVKVDPLSTIHVVWIEGLGLFEAFYTDGLRTMLNTIKAREMDEATLRHRGHLASMRALAQVGLLSQKRPELKKLLSSLLREAWKGSIDDLLVLRVDASGAEGRRSYSLVLFDPREPPLLKATALVCSYIALAVVEGRVEKTGVLPPELLSWQRRLLLDVLRQLEAEGLKIEEGPRSKLATGDSSGRASL
- a CDS encoding YkgJ family cysteine cluster protein translates to MSYLPWRKAGSWACLACGECCRKFVVVLTPYEYARLTNFFGLGVVDIDKHGDPCLRQVSDTCLFQSEEGLCKLQPLGLKPLACKVWPFKVKKVSEGRGVSYEELFTYRGEAYRVLIHSGCSGVGKGTWEGMVEAIKEVIEIKRNPETPQRFTTANLEAQLKQRQYLQRIANLLSLRGCLLNFPGTTC